The region TTGAGCATAAAGCCACCCTTGACTCAGTTGCTGAGTTGGGTGAGTCAATTGAAAAAGTGGCACATCTATTAATTCGTTGCCTAAAAAATAATGGAACTATTTTTTGGTGTGGCAATGGAGGTAGTGCCTCAGATAGTCAGCATTTAGCAGGTGAGCTTGTTGGTAGGTTTGTTGGAGACAGAAGACCGCTCAAGTCAATTGCTTTAACTGCAGATTCTTCGGTTACAACCTGTATAGTTAATGATTATGGATACGAGCATATTTTTTCTAGGCAAGTTGAAGGATTAGGCTCAAAAGGAGATATATTAATTGGTATTTCAACTTCTGGAAACAGTCAAAATATTTTAAATGCTTTAAAAGTTGCTAATCGAAAACATATGACGACAATTTGTCTGTTAGGCAAAGGCGGAGGGAAAGCATCCAGCATTGCAAAACAATCAATTATTGTTCCTTCAGAATCCACTGCACGAGTTCAAGAGATGCACATATTAATCGGTCATATACTTTGTGACCTGATTGAAGAAGGATTACATCTTAAAGAATAATTTTTTTGTGTTTAAGATTTACATCAACCTAAGACATTACTCATCTTTAATTTAGCCTATTTTTACCTCATAAACTTGTATTTATTTAAATTTATGATTAGAATAGTTTTGTTCAATGTTGAACATAAATTTAAATTATATTAACAATAATTTAGCCAAATTATAGAGTAATTAGATAAAAATGAATTCTCCATCTAAGATTCAGCATCCAGATATTCACTTTAAGATAATGAACTTGATTCATAATAATCCTGACATCACTCAGCGTGAATTAGCAAAAAAGACTGGAGTTAGTTTAGGCTCCATTCACTATTGTCTTAAAGCTTTAGTAAAAAAGGGCTGGGTTAAGGCTGGAAATTTTAAAAGAAATCCAAATAAGTCTATTTATTTATATTTATTAACTCGGGAAGGGGTTTCGCAAAAATCTAAATTAGCTTTAGATTTTTTGCGTCGTAAAAAAATAGAATTCGATGCATTGAAAATAGAAATTAAAAAGCTCTCAGAGGAAATAGATGGATAAATCTAAACTCATGAAAATTCATCCAGTTATACTATCTGGTGGATCAGGAACAAGGTTATGGCCCTTGTCACGAAGAGATTACCCGAAGCAATTTCTAACTTTAGAATCAAAAAATTCTTTGTTGCAAGATACTATTTTGCGTTTGAGAGGCTTAGAAAGTCTTGCAGATCCAATAATTGTTTGTAGCGCTATCCACCGTTTTTTAGTAGCTGATCAGTGCCAACAAATTAATATTAAAAATCCAACAATATTATTAGAACCAGTTGGGAGAAATACCGCACCTGCAATTGCTGCAGCTGCATTTCAATCACTTACAGAAGCAGATGATGCTTTATTGCTTGTTTTATCAGCTGATCAAGTGATTAAAGATATTGATGCATTTCATCAAACAATAAATATTGCATTGCAGGAAGCACAAAGAGGAAAATTAGTAACTTTCGGTATTAAACCAACAGCTGCTAATACCGGTTATGGTTATATTAAATCTTCAAAAGACTGTATTAATGGTACTTACAAAGTTGAAAGGTTTGTTGAAAAGCCTAATAAAAGAAATGCTCAGGTTTTTTTAAAGCAAGATAATTACCTTTGGAACTCTGGCATATTTATGTTTAAGGCTGCTAGGTTAATTGATGAACTTATTGTCCATTCGCCTGAAACTGTTTTTTCAGTTAATGATGCTGTTAAGAAAGCTGAGAAAGACCTTGACTTTATTCGTCTTGATAAGAAGGCATTTGAATCATCCCCAAGTGAATCCATTGACTATGCATTGATGGAGAAAAGCAAAGAGGTTGTTGTCATTCCTATGGATGCGCAGTGGAATGATATTGGAGCTTGGGATGCACTTTATGATATCGGTAAAAAAGATACAAATGGTAATGTGATTAAGGGCGACGCTATTATCCAAGATACAACTAATACTTATGTCAATTCTAATTATCATATGGTTGCGACTATTGGAGTAGATAATTTAATTATAGTAAATACGCCTGATGTAACTTTCATAGCCACTCAAGATAAAGCAAAAGAAGTTAACTCTATGGTTAAGCTTCTAAATAGTAAACAACGAGATGAAGCTGTAACAAATCAAAAGGTTTATTGTCCATGGGGTTGGTATGATTCAATTGAAAAAGGTTTGAATTTCCAGGTAAAAAAATTATTTATTAAACCTGGCGCAAAGCTATCTCTACAAATGCATTACAAACGTGCGGAACATTGGGTAGTAGTGAGAGGAACAGCGACGGTAGTTAATGGTAAAGATGTTC is a window of Methylophilales bacterium DNA encoding:
- a CDS encoding mannose-1-phosphate guanylyltransferase/mannose-6-phosphate isomerase, coding for MKIHPVILSGGSGTRLWPLSRRDYPKQFLTLESKNSLLQDTILRLRGLESLADPIIVCSAIHRFLVADQCQQINIKNPTILLEPVGRNTAPAIAAAAFQSLTEADDALLLVLSADQVIKDIDAFHQTINIALQEAQRGKLVTFGIKPTAANTGYGYIKSSKDCINGTYKVERFVEKPNKRNAQVFLKQDNYLWNSGIFMFKAARLIDELIVHSPETVFSVNDAVKKAEKDLDFIRLDKKAFESSPSESIDYALMEKSKEVVVIPMDAQWNDIGAWDALYDIGKKDTNGNVIKGDAIIQDTTNTYVNSNYHMVATIGVDNLIIVNTPDVTFIATQDKAKEVNSMVKLLNSKQRDEAVTNQKVYCPWGWYDSIEKGLNFQVKKLFIKPGAKLSLQMHYKRAEHWVVVRGTATVVNGKDVLTLKQGESSYIPVGQRHSLENKTKEQLEIIEIQSGMYLKEDDIVRFEDLYGRVK
- a CDS encoding MarR family EPS-associated transcriptional regulator, whose translation is MNSPSKIQHPDIHFKIMNLIHNNPDITQRELAKKTGVSLGSIHYCLKALVKKGWVKAGNFKRNPNKSIYLYLLTREGVSQKSKLALDFLRRKKIEFDALKIEIKKLSEEIDG
- a CDS encoding D-sedoheptulose 7-phosphate isomerase, whose translation is MYEKIIEEHFIEHKATLDSVAELGESIEKVAHLLIRCLKNNGTIFWCGNGGSASDSQHLAGELVGRFVGDRRPLKSIALTADSSVTTCIVNDYGYEHIFSRQVEGLGSKGDILIGISTSGNSQNILNALKVANRKHMTTICLLGKGGGKASSIAKQSIIVPSESTARVQEMHILIGHILCDLIEEGLHLKE